In the genome of Candidatus Binatus sp., one region contains:
- a CDS encoding Kelch repeat-containing protein — MRLQKHLHTSPRWARSALAALSLVGLVGLVAASGCINGETIESPSHDGAVADDSGAGGAASRGPRAAIHNLKAAIPAAGDVLIAGGADGSNRSLATAEFFDPSAGRFVATGSAASSRAGASAAALSATQVMLDGGFSGSAAIKNFSLTLEGNVLSGAEIFDEATGAFSRAGKMATPRMGFTATTLTNGKILVVGGQDNSGNVLDGAELYDPAARKFIAVNNTMSDRRMFHTATLLRTGKVLVAGGATNLSGDTTSSADIYDPASNSFTPATFPMDHQRAAHTATLFTSGPLAGRVLITGGVGGSSFFFKDSSAEIYDPASQQFILLSSFMNEPRSLHTATLLDDGSVLLAGGFSGSVAISGGVLSGASGLISNSAETFDPNTGDFTCVGGFNPETTRCNQSMSVARAAHTATLLATGPTPHRVLIAGGIGAADPAAHGAALSSAELFNPAAGGSFSATGAMSTARALHTATLLR; from the coding sequence GTGCGTTTGCAAAAGCATCTGCATACCAGCCCCCGATGGGCGCGAAGTGCGCTCGCAGCGCTGAGTCTTGTTGGACTGGTCGGCCTGGTCGCGGCCAGCGGATGCATCAACGGCGAAACAATAGAATCGCCGTCCCACGACGGAGCCGTGGCGGATGATTCCGGCGCGGGCGGCGCGGCCTCGCGCGGCCCGCGGGCCGCAATTCACAACCTCAAGGCGGCGATTCCCGCGGCGGGCGACGTGCTGATCGCGGGCGGCGCGGACGGGTCGAATCGAAGTCTCGCGACGGCGGAGTTCTTCGATCCGTCGGCAGGACGGTTCGTCGCGACCGGCAGCGCGGCGTCGAGCCGCGCGGGCGCATCGGCGGCGGCGCTATCGGCGACCCAGGTGATGCTCGACGGCGGCTTCAGCGGGAGCGCCGCGATTAAGAATTTTTCGCTCACGCTCGAGGGCAACGTGCTGAGCGGCGCGGAGATTTTCGACGAGGCGACCGGCGCGTTCTCGCGGGCCGGCAAAATGGCGACGCCGCGGATGGGCTTTACCGCGACGACCTTGACCAATGGCAAAATCCTGGTGGTCGGGGGCCAGGACAATTCAGGCAACGTGCTCGATGGCGCGGAGCTGTACGATCCCGCCGCGCGCAAGTTCATCGCGGTCAACAACACGATGAGCGATCGGCGGATGTTTCACACTGCGACGCTGTTGCGCACCGGCAAAGTGCTGGTGGCGGGCGGAGCGACCAATCTTTCCGGCGACACGACCAGCTCCGCCGACATTTACGATCCCGCGTCTAACTCGTTTACCCCGGCGACCTTCCCGATGGACCATCAGCGCGCGGCGCATACCGCGACGCTGTTTACCAGCGGCCCGCTGGCCGGCAGGGTCCTGATAACGGGCGGAGTCGGCGGCTCGAGCTTTTTTTTCAAGGACAGCAGCGCGGAGATTTACGATCCCGCCTCGCAGCAATTCATTCTGCTCTCGAGCTTCATGAACGAGCCGCGCTCGCTCCATACTGCCACGCTGCTCGACGATGGGAGCGTGCTGCTCGCGGGCGGATTCAGCGGCTCGGTCGCGATTTCGGGCGGCGTGCTGTCGGGAGCGTCGGGATTGATCAGCAATTCGGCTGAGACGTTCGACCCGAACACCGGAGATTTCACTTGCGTCGGCGGATTTAACCCCGAAACGACCCGCTGCAATCAATCGATGAGCGTTGCGCGCGCGGCGCATACCGCAACCTTGCTCGCGACCGGGCCGACTCCGCATCGGGTGCTGATCGCCGGTGGAATAGGGGCCGCCGATCCGGCTGCTCACGGCGCGGCGCTCAGCAGCGCGGAATTGTTCAACCCCGCGGCGGGCGGCAGCTTCAGCGCGACCGGCGCGATGTCCACGGCGCGGGCGCTCCACACCGCAACATTACTGCGCTGA
- a CDS encoding tRNA (adenine-N1)-methyltransferase, with protein sequence MDSRLKENDAVIFIDRKGRRYLKMLRAGKKLLIRGELRADDLFGVEEGSRVKFSTGEAFLVLRPTYADLIPHLPRASQVIYPKDTGPLLIWGDVFPGATVIEGGTGAGALTIALLRAVGPAGRVISYELREDFADAARKNVAAFFGDAPNWTIKVRDLYAGFDETGADRMFLDLAEPGRALAVAAAALRPGAVLVCYVPTAVQLKDTVEAIQGRIDFGEIESFETLLRHWQVKGMSVRPHFRMIAHSAFIIVSRKLAADASNPQKHPPEPFVAADSGESEPDGVSAPPRDADEPLD encoded by the coding sequence TTGGACTCACGCCTGAAAGAGAACGACGCCGTAATTTTTATCGATCGCAAGGGGCGCCGCTACCTCAAGATGCTGCGGGCGGGCAAGAAGCTGCTCATCCGCGGCGAGCTGCGCGCCGACGATTTGTTCGGCGTCGAGGAAGGATCGCGGGTCAAGTTCTCCACCGGCGAGGCATTCCTGGTGTTGCGGCCGACCTACGCCGACCTGATCCCGCATCTGCCGCGCGCGTCGCAGGTGATTTATCCCAAGGACACCGGGCCGCTGCTGATTTGGGGCGACGTGTTTCCGGGCGCGACGGTTATCGAAGGCGGCACCGGCGCCGGCGCGCTGACGATTGCGCTGCTCAGAGCGGTGGGGCCGGCGGGGCGGGTGATCTCCTACGAGCTGCGCGAGGATTTCGCCGACGCCGCGCGCAAGAACGTGGCCGCATTTTTCGGCGACGCGCCCAACTGGACGATCAAGGTGCGCGACCTCTACGCCGGCTTCGATGAAACCGGCGCCGATCGGATGTTCCTCGATCTCGCCGAGCCGGGGCGTGCGCTCGCGGTCGCGGCCGCCGCACTTAGGCCCGGCGCCGTGCTGGTCTGCTACGTGCCGACCGCGGTGCAGCTCAAAGACACGGTCGAGGCGATTCAGGGGCGGATCGATTTCGGCGAGATCGAAAGCTTCGAGACGCTGCTGCGCCATTGGCAGGTAAAAGGGATGAGCGTGCGGCCGCACTTCAGGATGATCGCGCACTCCGCGTTTATCATCGTCTCGCGCAAGCTGGCCGCCGACGCGTCCAATCCGCAAAAGCATCCGCCAGAGCCGTTCGTCGCCGCCGACTCGGGGGAAAGCGAACCCGACGGCGTCTCGGCACCGCCGCGGGATGCAGACGAGCCGCTCGACTGA
- a CDS encoding IS1595 family transposase — protein sequence MAKGQGKVASAKSGIVARLPRACQDEQAAVEFFESERWGVTGPCCPHCGDVNVYQMKDRKTGERNKRFLWRCKGCNRQFTVRVNSVYEDSPIPMRHWAYAFWAASASKKGVSAKQIQRMTGLSYKSALFMMHRVRFAMADNRTVKPKLSGIVEADETYVGGKPRVKGITKGPQPGWLEKRKTPVVSVVERGGDTRSFVVDRVTSATLARVLLENVDTASYLMTDSHPSYRNLGKPFRRHGTTDHHLGEYARPGGIHSNTVEGVFSLLKRGMYGTFHSVSRKHLHRYLAEFDFRYNARKIEDGERTALAIRNASGKRLTYAQQIGRVAS from the coding sequence ATGGCAAAAGGACAAGGCAAAGTTGCTTCGGCAAAGTCGGGAATCGTGGCGCGGCTTCCACGCGCGTGTCAGGACGAGCAGGCAGCGGTGGAGTTTTTCGAGTCCGAACGCTGGGGAGTGACCGGCCCGTGCTGCCCGCATTGCGGCGATGTCAATGTCTATCAGATGAAGGACCGTAAAACGGGCGAGCGCAACAAGCGATTCCTGTGGCGTTGCAAAGGCTGCAATAGGCAGTTCACCGTGCGCGTGAACAGTGTCTATGAAGACTCGCCGATCCCGATGCGCCATTGGGCATACGCATTCTGGGCTGCGTCCGCGAGCAAGAAGGGAGTCTCCGCGAAACAGATTCAGCGCATGACGGGGCTGAGCTACAAATCGGCGCTGTTCATGATGCATCGCGTCCGTTTCGCAATGGCTGATAATCGTACCGTGAAACCGAAACTCTCTGGCATCGTGGAAGCGGACGAAACTTACGTCGGCGGAAAACCGCGCGTAAAGGGAATCACCAAAGGCCCGCAACCGGGCTGGCTTGAAAAACGGAAGACTCCGGTTGTGTCCGTAGTTGAACGCGGCGGAGACACCCGCTCGTTCGTAGTTGATCGCGTAACCAGCGCGACTCTTGCGCGCGTACTGCTTGAGAATGTCGATACAGCGTCGTACTTGATGACTGATAGCCACCCGTCCTACCGGAATCTCGGCAAACCATTTCGCCGCCACGGGACGACCGATCATCATCTTGGCGAATATGCACGTCCGGGCGGGATTCATAGCAACACGGTTGAAGGCGTCTTTTCACTTTTGAAGCGTGGCATGTACGGCACGTTTCATTCGGTCAGCCGCAAGCATCTGCACAGGTATCTCGCGGAGTTCGATTTTCGCTACAACGCGCGCAAGATCGAGGATGGCGAGCGCACAGCGCTGGCGATCCGCAACGCCAGTGGAAAACGTCTAACCTATGCACAGCAAATTGGGCGCGTTGCGTCATGA
- the secF gene encoding protein translocase subunit SecF: MSLQLIRPDINLDFVGKRYFFIALSTAINLAAIVLLFTRGLNYGVDFAGGSVAQIEFSARTNGDMIRTALAPLDLGEVTIQDFGKAGQSFLARFQAIKNIGSIGPRLEAALDKAYGPGVAKVVRVESVGAKVGSDLRRKGFFAVIIATMFMGVYIAIQFRHVSWSFGAGAVIALVHDVLVVMCALVISQYQFDLTTLAAVLTVIGYSVHDTIIVSDRIREDSAKRRREPIASIMNRAINETLSRTILTSGTAIVVLLSLLAFGGPILRPSAFTLLIGFITGTYSSIYIAGPVVLFWEGGSGRTRTASSRAA, encoded by the coding sequence ATGTCATTACAGCTTATCCGTCCCGACATCAATCTCGATTTCGTCGGCAAGCGCTATTTCTTCATCGCGCTTTCGACCGCGATTAACCTCGCGGCGATCGTGCTGCTCTTCACCCGCGGGCTCAACTACGGCGTCGATTTCGCCGGCGGCAGCGTCGCCCAAATCGAATTCAGCGCCCGCACCAACGGCGACATGATCCGCACGGCGCTCGCGCCACTGGATCTTGGCGAAGTCACCATCCAGGACTTCGGCAAGGCCGGCCAGTCTTTTCTCGCGCGCTTCCAGGCGATCAAGAACATCGGCAGCATCGGGCCCAGGCTCGAGGCCGCGCTCGACAAAGCCTACGGCCCGGGCGTCGCGAAGGTGGTGCGAGTGGAAAGCGTCGGCGCCAAAGTCGGCAGCGATTTGCGGCGCAAGGGCTTCTTCGCGGTTATCATCGCGACCATGTTCATGGGCGTGTACATCGCGATCCAGTTCCGCCACGTGAGTTGGAGTTTCGGCGCCGGCGCTGTGATTGCGCTGGTCCACGACGTGCTGGTGGTGATGTGCGCGCTGGTGATCTCCCAGTACCAGTTCGATTTGACCACGCTCGCCGCGGTGCTGACCGTTATCGGTTACTCGGTCCACGACACCATCATCGTCTCGGATCGCATCCGCGAGGATTCCGCCAAGCGCCGGCGCGAGCCGATCGCATCGATCATGAATCGCGCGATCAACGAGACGCTCTCGCGCACCATCCTGACTTCCGGCACTGCCATCGTCGTGCTGCTCTCGCTGCTGGCGTTCGGCGGGCCGATCCTGCGCCCGTCGGCGTTCACGCTGCTGATTGGCTTCATCACGGGCACTTATTCCTCGATCTATATCGCGGGCCCGGTGGTGCTGTTCTGGGAGGGCGGTTCCGGCCGCACTCGGACGGCCTCCTCTCGCGCGGCCTGA